GATCGGCGCCACCATCGCGCCCGCGAAGCCCGCCAGCATGGCGCCGAAGCCGAACACGATCATGAACAGCCTCTGGATGTTGACGCCGAGCGCCGACACCATGGCGGCGTTGCTGGCGCCGGCCCGCACCAGCATGCCGACGCGCGTGTGGTTCACCAGGACATAGAGCAGGCCGGCGACCACGAGCCCCGCCGCGATGATCGCGAGGCGATAGACCGGATAGAGCAGCCCGCTCGCGATCTCCACCGAACCCGAGAGCAGGGCGGGAACGGGAACGCTCAGGGGAGCGGCGCCCCAGACGAACTTGACGCCTTGGTTCAAGAACAGGATCACGCCGAATGTGGCGAGGACCTGGTCCAGGTGATCCCGGTCGTAGAGATGCCTGAAGACCAGCATTTCGAGCAGAAGGCCGAAAGCCAGCGCGGAGGGCAGGGCGAGCAGCAGCGCCCACCCGAAACTTCCGGTCCAGGCGCTGAAAGCCGCCACCAGATAGGCGCCAACCATGTACTGCACGCCATGTGCGAGATTGATGAAGTCCATCACCCCGAACACCAGCGTGAGCCCGGCGGCGATGAGAAAAAGGATGAGGCCGAACTGAAGGCCGTTCAGAGCCTGGACGAAGAGGAGTGTTGCGTTCATCGGCACGTCACTGGCGGCAGGCCTGCTCGGGCGCCTTCGTGCGAAGGCACCATGATGATGGCGTCAAGAAAAAGGATCGATCTACCCGATCAGGCGGATCGATCCCACTGCGGAGCGCCTCAGTTCGTGGCGCTGCATTCCTTGGCATAGGCGTCGGTGTAGTCGTCGAACACCTTCTCGACGATCTCCGTCTCCAGCTTGCCGTCGGCGCGCTTGGCCGCCTTCACGAGGTAGAAGTCCTGGATCGGGAAGCCGTTGGCGCCGAACTTGAAGTCGCCGCGCAGCGACTTGAAGTCGGCCTTCTTGATGGCGGCGCGCAGGGCTTCCTTGTCGTCGGTCTTGCCGCCGGTCGCCTTCAGCGCCGAGTCGATCAGCAGGGCCGCGTCGTAGGAATGCATGGCATAGGAGGCGGGGATCGTGTTGTAGGCCGCCTCGTAGGCCGCGACGAACTTCTTGTTCGCCGGATTGTCCATGTTCGGAGCCCAGTTCGAGCCGCTGAGCATGCCGATGGCGGCGTCCTGCTGCGCGGGCAGGTTCGTCTCGTCGACCGTGAAGGCGGACAGGAACGGAATGCGGTCGGCAAGGCCGGCGGCGCGGTATTGCTTGACGAGGTTCACGCCCATGCCGCCCGGCATGAAGGTGAAGATCGCGTCGGGCTGCATGGAGGCGATTTTGGCGAGCTCGGACTGGAAATCGAGCGTGTTGAGCGGAATGTAGGATTCCTCGACGATCTCGCCCTTGTAGTGGCGTTTGAACCCGGCGAGCGCGTCCTTGCCGGCCTGGTAGTTCGGCGCCAGCAGATAGACCTTCTTGTAGCCGCGGTCCTGCGCGACCTTGCCGAGAACCTCGTGGTTCTGGTCGTTCTGGTAGGAGGTGGCGAAGAAGTACGGGCTGCAGCTCTTGCCCGCGAGGTTCGACGGGCCCGCATTCACGCTGATGTAGAAGGTCTTGGCGTCGACGATCGGCTTCTGGGTTGCGACTGCCACGTTTGAGAAGATCGGGCCGACGACGAAGTCGACCTTGTCGCGTTCCAGGAGGCCCTTCACCTTCGTCACCGCCACGTCGGGCTTCAGCTCGTCGTCGACGACGATGACGTCCACATCCCGTCCACCGAGCTTGCCGCCCAAATCCTTCACGGCGAGCTGGAAGCCGTCGCGGGCATGTTGGCCGAGCACGGCCGATGGGCCGGAGAGGGTCAGCAGCAGGCCGACCTTCAGCTTCTCCTGCGCCATGGCCGGAGCCGCGGCCAAGCCGACGGCCGCTGCAAGGCCAAGGGTTTTGATCGTCACCTTCATCATAGTCTCCCGAGTGGCTGTTCCCTGCGCACATTGGCTGTGCTGCGTGATTGTTTCCGGCGGGGCATGCGATGCCTCGACGGACAAGTCGGCGATACTCTGCCGTAAAACTTATGTGCCGAACACTCCCTTTGTCGGAGCTTTCGTCCCGGCATCCCCAGTCTTTGCCCAATCTTTGGGATTGCCAAGGATTATTTTAAGATTAAAATATTTTTCCGGTTCTTCAAGCGGATTGTTACGCAGAGGAAGGCAGGCGAAATGACGAGCGCGTGACTGGCGGTGGACGGGCAGCGATACGAGGTTCGCCATGGCGCGGATCTGCAATGACCTGCTTCCGACCCTGCCAAGCCGACGGCGCTCCGTCTCTCCTGACGCACAATAAAACAGAGGAGCGGACGATGGCGGATACGGCGCATGTGGATACCTTTGCGAGGGACAATCTTCCGCCTCGGGACCAATGGCCGACATTCCAGTTCACCCGTCCCGAGCTTCACTATCCCGAAAGGCTCAACTGCGCCGTGGCCTTCCTCGATCGCTGGGTCGACGAGGGCCGGGGCGATGAGCCCTGCATCATCAGCCCGGCGGAAACCCTGACCTATCGCGCCCTGCAGGAGCGGGTGAACCGCATCTGCAACGTGCTGGTCCACAAGCTCGGCTTCGTGCCGGGCAATCGCGTGCTGCTCCGCTCGGCCAACAACCCCATGATGGTGGCGGCCTATCTGGCGGTCCTCAAGGCCGGCGGCGTCGTCGTCGCGACCATGCCGTTGCTGCGCGCCAAGGAGATCGCCTATCCGCTGAACAAGGCGCAGATCACCATCGCGTTGTGCGACCACCGCCTCGCGGACGAGATGGAGCGCGCCAGGGCGATGGCGCCCGGCCTGCGGCATGTGGTCTATTGGGGCTCGGGCAAGCCCGACAGCCTCGAGACGCTGATGGCCGAGGCTTCGCCGGATTTCACGGCGGTCGACACGGCGGCGGACGATGTCTGCCTGATCGGCTTCACCTCCGGCACGACCGGCGAGCCGAAGGGGACCATGCATTTCCACCGGGACATGCTGGCGATCTGCGACGGCTATGGGCGGAACGTCCTGCGCCCCGAGGCGAGCGATCGCTTCATCGGCTCGCCGCCGCTCGCCTTCACCTTCGGTCTCGGCGGCATCGTGCTGTTCCCCATGCGCGTCGGCGCCTCGACCGTGCTGCTGGAGAAGGCCGGGCCCGACGATCTTCTGCCTGCCATCATGCAGTACAAGGCCACCATCTGCTTCACGGCGCCGACCGCTTACCGCGCCATGCTGTCGAAGCTCGAAGGCTACGACATCTCTTCCTTGCGCAAATGCGTGTCGGCCGGCGAACCGCTGCCCAAGGGCACGTTCGAGGCTTGGAAGGCTGCGACGAGGATCCGGCTCATGGACGGGATAGGCGCCACCGAGATGCTGCACATCTTCATCGCCGCGACGGAGGACGAGATCCGGCCCGGCGCGACCGGCAAGCCCGTTCCAGGCTACGAGGCGAAGGTCGTCGACGAGGAGGGGCGCGACCTCCCGCCCGGCAGCATCGGCCGCCTGGCCGTGCGCGGGCCGACGGGGTGCCGCTATCTCGCGGACGAGCGGCAGCGCAAATACGTGCAGGACGGCTGGAACATCACCGGCGACACCTACCTCATGGATGAGGACGGGTACTTCTGGTACCAGGCCCGCTCCGACGACATGATCATCTCGGCGGGCTACAACATCGCGGGGCCGGAAGTCGAGGCCGCGCTTCTCACCCATCCGGCCGTCGCCGAATGCGGCGTGGTCGGGGCTCCCGACGACGGACGCGGCACGGTGGTCAAGGCTTATGTGGTGCTTCGTTCCGGCCACGCACCGGGACCCGAATTGACGAAGGTGCTGCAGGATCACGTGAAGGCCGAGATCGCGCCCTACAAGTACCCGCGCCTCATCGAATTCGTGGAGGCCCTGCCGCGTACCCAGACCGGCAAGCTGCAGCGCTTCGAGCTGCGGCGGATCGCCCAGGACGTCGACAGCCACCAGGAGGCGATGAGCGCGTGACGCTCTTCCGGCTTGTGTGGAAATTATTTTAAGCTTAAAACAATCGGCGCAGTGCCTCGGGTAGGAATCTCATGAAGACGGCGATCATCGGCGGCGGCCCCGCGGGGCTCTATTTCGCGATCCTGCTGAAGAAGCTTCGGCCGGAATCCGACATCACGGTCTATGAGCGCAACCGGGCCGACGAGACGTTCGGCTTCGGCGTCGTATTCTCCGATGCGACGCTCGACAATTTCGAGAGATACGACCTGCCGAGCTACCAGCGGATCGTGCGGGAATTCGCCTATTGGGACGACATCGCCATCCACTTCCGCGGCACCGAGCATCGGATCGGCGGCAACGGCTTCTGCGGCTGCTCGCGCCGCACGCTGCTCCTGATCCTGCAGGACCGCGCGGAGGAGCTCGGCGTCAGCCTGCGCTACGAAGTCGACGTGGACGACGAGAGCCTTTTCGCCGATGCGGACCTCGTGGTCGTAGCCGACGGCATCAACAGCCGCTTCCGGGAGCGCTATGCGGACCACTTCCAGCCGGAGGTGGATCTGCGCCCCAACAAGTTCACCTGGATGGGCTCCACCAAGCCCCTCGACGCCTTCACCTTCATCTTCCAGGAAACCGAGTGGGGGCCGTTCATCGCCCATGCCTACCAATACGAGGCGAACCGCTCGACCTGGGTGTTCGAGACCGATCCCGAGACGTTCGAGCGGGCGGGGCTGAAGGACAAGAGCGAGGCCGAGTCGGCGGCGCTCATGGAGAAGATCTTCGGCTGGTTCCTCGGCGGCCATCGCATCCTCACCAACCGGTCGATCTGGCGCAACTTCCCGATGATCCGCAACAAGCGCTGGGTCATGGGCAATAAGGTGCTGCTCGGCGACGCCAAGGCGTCGGCGCATTTCTCCATCGGGTCGGGCACGAAGCTCGCGATGGAAGATGCCATCGCGCTCTATGAATCCCTCCGCCGCGATCCGAGCGTCGAGGGCGCGCTGTCGCTCTACGAGACCGGACGGCGCGAGGAGGTCGAGAAGACCCAGCACGCGGCCGACGTGTCCCTGGTCTGGTTCGAGCACGTGGCGCGCTTCTGGGATTTCGACCCGGTGCAGTTCGCCTTCGGGGTCATGACCCGCGCGAAGGCGATCACCTACGACAACCTGCGCCTGCGCGCGCCCGACTTCGTGGCCGATGTGGACAAGACGTTCGCCCGGCAGGTGCGCAAGTCCGGCTTCGACGTTTCGGTCGAGAACCCGAGCGCGCCGATGTTCCAGCCCTTCCGCCTGCGAGAGATGGTGGTTGAAAACCGCGTCGTGGTCTCGCCGATGGACATGTACTCGGCCAAGGACGGCGTGCCGGGCGACTTTCATCTCGTGCATTACGGCGCACGCGCCATGGGCGGCGCGGGGCTCGTCTTCACGGAGATGACCTGCGTGTCGCCGGAAGCGCGCATCACACTCGGCTGCACCGGCCTGTGGAACGACGAGCAGGAAGCCGCCTGGAAGCGGATCGTCGATTACATCCACGCTAATTCGGCCGCGAAGTTCTGCCTGCAGCTCGGACATTCCGGACGCAAGGGCGCGACCAAGCTCATGTGGGAGGGCATGGACCGGCCCCTGGAGGAGGGGGCCTGGGACATCTGCTCCGCGTCGCCCATCCCCTATTTCCCGGACAGCCCCGTGCCGCGCGAGGCGACGCGCGCCGACATGGATCTCATCAAGGCGCAATTCGCCGATGCCGCCCGGCGCGGCGAGCGGGCCGGGTTCGACATGCTCGAACTGCACTGCGCTCACGGCTACCTGATGGCGAGCTTCCTGTCGCCGCTCACCAACCGCCGCACGGACGAATACGGCGGATCCCTGGAGAGCCGCCTGCGCTTCCCGCTCGAAGTGTTCGACGCCATGCGCGAAGCCTGGCCCGCGCACAAGCCCATGTCGGTGCGAATCTCCGCGACCGATTGGGCGGAGGGCGGGATCACGGGCGACAACGCGGTCGAGATCGCCCGGGCGTTCTCCGAGCACGGCGTCGACCTCGTCGACGTCTCGACAGGCCAGACCGTGCGCGAGGCGCGGCCGATCTACGGTCGCATGTTCCAGACGCCCTTCTCCGATCAGGTGCGCAACGAGGCTCAGGTCGCCACCATGTGCGTCGGCAACATCACGGCGGCCGATCAGGTGAACACGATCCTGGCGGCGGGCCGCGCGGATCTCGTGGCGCTCGGCCGTCCGCATCTGGTCGATCCGTTCTTCACCATGAAGGCGGCGGCCTGGTACGGCGCGAAGGACATCCATTGCCCGCCGCAATATCTCATGGGCAAGGACCAGATCTTCCGCAATTCCGTGCGCGACCGGCAGGACCTGGAAGAGCTCAAGGTGAAGGCGAAGCCCAAGACCCGGGCGGAGCTGAAGATGGAGGCCGGAGAGAAGCCTCTCGCGGCGGAATGACATGACCCTGACAAGTCTCAAAGGGCGTCATGCCCTGGTGACCGGCGGCGGTCGCGGGATCGGCCGCGCCATCGCGGCATCGCTCGTAAAGGCCGGCGCCTCCGTCACTGTCGTCGGGCGCAATCCCGCCGCGCTCGAACAGGCGATCGTGCAGGGCGCCGCCCACGCGGCCGCCATCGCGGACGTCACCGATGCATCGGTCGTGCAGCGGGCCGTGCGCGAGGCGGTCGACCGCTATGGTCCCGTCGACCTGATGATCGCCAATGCAGGCGCGGCCGCCTCCGCGCCCTTCATGAAATCGGGGCCCGATGTATTCCGGCAGATGCTGGACGTAAACCTGCTCGGCGTCACCAACATGGCCCAGGCGGTGCTCGGCTCCATGACGGAGCGCGGCTTCGGGCGCATCGTCGCCGTGGCTTCCACGGCGGGGCTCAAGGGCTATCCCTATGTGAGCGCCTATTGCGCGGCCAAACACGCGGTCATCGGCCTCGTTCGCGCGCTCGCGCTCGAAACGGCGAAGACCGGCGTCACGGTCAATGCGGTCTGTCCTGGATTCACCGATACCGATCTCGTGGCCGAGAGCCTGGATCGCATCATGGCGAAAACCAACAGAAGCCGCGACGAGGCGCTCGGCGAACTCGTGAAGCACAACCCGCAGGGGCGCTTGATCGATCCTTCGGAGATTGCCGATGCGGTGCTATGGCTGTGCGGCGATGGCGCGCGCTCCGTGACGGGGCAGGCCATCGTGGTGGCCGGTGGAGAACTCTGACCATGGACGACCAAGCCATTCCCCTCGACGCGGAGACCAAGGCCGTCGAACAGCCCGAGGATCACCGCGAGGAGTTGCGCCTGTGGCTGCGGCTTCTCACCTGCTCGACGCTGATCGAGGGCGAAGTGCGCCGCCGCCTGCGCGAGCGCTTCGACGTGACGCTGCCCCGCTTCGACCTGATGGCGCAGCTCGACAAGGCGACGGACGGCATGATGCTGTCCGATCTCTCGCGGCGGATGATGGTGTCGAACGGCAATCTCACGGGCCTCGTCGACCGGCTCGTCGCCTCCGGCCATGTGGTGAGAACCGTATCGCCCACGGACCGGCGCGCCGTGGTGATCAGCCTGACCGAGGAAGGCCGCACCGAATTCAGGATCATGGCGGGCGAGCACGAGCATTGGATCGCCGATCTCTTCGGCGATCTTACGCCCAAGGACCGCAACGACCTCATGCGGCTTCTCGCCAAGACCAAGCTGTCCGCCCGCCGGGCCATCATGGGAGACGACCAGTGACGCAATTCGCCAATCCCGTCACCCTGCCGCTGTCGGGCTACGAACCGCGCCACTTTCTCCTCTCGGTCGACGGGCCCGTTGCGACGGTCACGCTCAACCGGCCGGAGAAGAAGAACCCGCTCACCTTCGAGAGCTACCGCGAGCTGACGGATTTCTTCCATGCCTGCGCCAAAGACGAAGGCGTCAAGGCCGTGGTCATCACGGGAGCGGGCGGCAATTTCTCGTCCGGCGGCGACGTGTTCGAGATCATCGGTCCGCTCGTCGAGATGGACACCAAGGGCCTCACCGCGTTCACGCGCATGACGGGCGAGCTGGTGAAGGCCATGCGCGCCGCGCCGCAGCCGATCATCGCGGCCGTCGAGGGAATCTGCGCGGGTGCCGGCGCCATCGTGGCCATGGCGTCCGATCTGCGTCTCGCCGCGCCGGGCGCCAAGGTGGCGTTCCTGTTCAACAAGGTCGGGCTCGCCGGTTGCGACATGGGCGCCTGTGCCATCCTCCCGCGCATCATCGGCCAGGGCCGCGCGTCGGAATTGCTCTATACGGGCCGCTTCATGAGCGCCGAGGAGGGCGAGCGCTGGGGCTTCTTCAGTCGCCTCGTCGAGGCCGCCGAACTTACGGCTGAGGCCGGCAAGCTCGCCCGCGCCATCGGCACCGGACCGACCTATGCCAACACCATGACGAAGCGCATGCTCGCCATGGAATGGGCCATGTCGGTGGAGGAGGCCATCGAGGCGGAAGCGGTCGCCCAGGCCCTGTGCATGACCACGGAAGATTTCGCCCGCGCCTATCGCGCCTTCGCGGCGAAAGAGAAGCCGGTCTTCAAAGGAGATTGACGTGATCGATGCGAGCTTTCTCTCCTGGCCGTTCTTCGAGGATCGTCACCGGCGCTTCGCCGAAGACCTGAACGCCTGGGCGAGCCGGGAAGTCGAACCTCTGGTCGATCACCACGACGTCGACGCCTCCTGCCGCCGTCTGGTGCGGCGGCTGGGCGAAGGCGGCTGGCTCAGGGCGGTGGTGCCGCAGGCCTATGGCGGCCTCACCCCGGCCTTCGATGTCCGCACCCTGTGCCTTGCGCGGGAAACCCTGGCCGCTCACGAGGGTCTGGCGGATTTCGCCTTTGCCATGCAGGGCCTCGGCACGGGACCGATCACCCTGTTCGGTTCCGATGCGCTCAAGGAGCAATACCTGCCCGCCGTGGCGCGCGGAGATGCCATTGCGGCCTTCGCGCTCTCTGAGCCGGAGGCGGGTTCCGACGTCGCCGCCATGAGCACCACCGTGACGCCGGACGGGCCCAGTCATGTGCGGATCGACGGCCTGAAGACATGGATCTCCAACGGCGGGATCGCGGACCATTACGTGGTCTTCGCGCGCTCGGGTGAAGCGCCCGGCGCGAAAGGCCTGTCGGCCTATGTGGTCGATGCGCAGACGCCCGGCTTGAGCATCGAGAACCGCATCGACGTCATTGCGCCGCATCCGCTCGCGACCCTGCGGTTCGACGCGTGTCGCGTGCCGCTGGCAAACCGCATCGGCGGACCGGGCGAAGGATTCAAGGTCGCCATGGCGACCCTCGACGTGTTCCGTTCCACGGTCGGCGCTGCGGCGCTCGGGCTGGCGCGCCGCGCCCTGGCCGAGGCGTTGCGGCATGCCTCGTCGCGCAAGCTCTTCGGGGCGCCGCTCGGCGACCTGCAGATGACGCAGGCGGCTCTCGCCGACATGGCGACGGGCGTGGACAGCGCCGCGCTTCTCGTCTATCGCGCCGCCTGGACCAAGGACCAGGGGGCGCCGCGCGTGACGCGTGAGGCCGCCATGGCGAAGATGCACGCGACGGAAACGGCGCAGAGCGTCATCGACAAGGCCGTGCAGATCTTCGGCGGGCTCGGCGTGACCAAGGGCGTAAAGGTCGAAGAGCTCTATCGGGAAATCCGTGCCTTGCGCATCTATGAAGGCGCCACCGAAGTCCAGAAAGTCGTGATCGCGCGCGAACTCCTGAAGATGCTGGAGGCGCAGCGCGCCCGGGATCTCGGCGCCGCGTCCGGTCGATAAGGGAGGAAGAACGATGACAGCCGCACTGGAAGGCACCCCCCTGCCTGACGCCGACGATGGTCCAGAGGTCCTGAACCCGAAGCATTGGAAGGCGCCGAAAGGCTATTCCAACGGCATGATGGGCGAGGGGAGGGTCCTGGTGACCGGTGGCGTCGTCGGCTGGGACGAGAAGGAAGTGTTCGCCGACGGCTTCGTCGCGCAGGCCCGCCAGATCTTCGTGAATATCCGGGCCATTCTGGCCGAGGGAGGCGCCGAGCCCCGGCACCTCGTGCGCCTGACCTGGTATGTGGTCGATATCGACGAATACCTCGCGCATCTGCGCGAGCTGGGCCGGGCCTATCGGGATGTGTTCGGCACCCATTATCCCGCCATGGCGCTCGTTCAGGTCGTACGGCTCGTGGAGAAGGCCGCCCGGATCGAGATCGAAGCGACGGCTATCGTTTAAAGCAAGCGTTAGCTCTTCCCGTCAAGGGACATGTAAGGTTTCATCAAAGTTCCGGAATTCCTGCAACATTTGCAAAAGTGTTGCAGGAAAACCTGCTTCTTTAATAACTTCACGAATGCCTACAAAAACGTCTGTTTTGATCTAGTATTACGTTGTTGCTTTGCGGTGAATGTCCCCTGGAATCAGGTTCACCCGCAGGTCTTCTATGCTGCACTCCAAAACCGACAGGTTCACCGTTCCTTCGTCGAGCGAACTCGCCGATGATGCCGAGATGTTCGAGCTGGCTCCCGTCTCTCTCTGGCTCGAGGATTACAGCGGTCTCAAGGAGCTTCTCTCGCAATGGCGCGAGGCCGGGGTGACGTCGCTGCGGGAATATCTCCTGGAGGACACGGCCCGCGTGGAGGCCTGTTCGAGCCAGATCCGCGTCATCAAGGTGAACCGCAAGACCCTCAGCCTGTTCGAAGCCGAGGACCTGCCGCAGCTCGTGAGCAATCTCGGCCGGATCTTTCGCAATGACATGCTGAAGACCCACATCGAGGAGCTCGTGCAGCTCTGGGAGGGGCGCACGGAATTCTTCGGCAACACGGTGAACTACACCCTGTCGGGCAAGCGGCTCGACATCCAGCTCAGGGGCAGCGTTCTGCCGGGCCATGAAGACCGGTGGGATCGCGTTCTGATCGCCATCGAGGACGTCACCGAGCGCGAGACGGCGCGGCGGCAGCTCGCCGCCAGCGAGATCTACGCCCGCGGCCTGTTCGAGCACTCGCCCGTGTCTCTCTGGGTGGAGGATTTCAGCAGCGTCAAGAACCTCCTCGATGACGTGCGGCGGCAGGGGATCACCGATTTTCGCGTGTTCACCGATGTGCATCCGGAATTCGTCACGCGCTGCATGAGCGAGATCCGCGTGATCGACGTCAACCGGCACACGCTCGAGCTCTTTTCGGCGCCCGACAAGCAGACCCTGCTGATGCGCCTCGGCGATGTGTTCCGCGACGAGATGCGGGAGCACTTCCGGGAGCAGCTGATCGATCTCTGGAACGGCAAGATTTTCCAGCAGCGCGAGGTGGTCAATTATTCCCTGGCTGGCGACGAGCTGCATCTTCACCTGCAGTTCTCCGTGCTGCCGGGCTACGAGACGGACTGGTCGCTGGTCCAAGTGGCGCTGACCGATATCACGGCCCGCAAGCGTGCCGAGGCCTATCTGGAATATCTCGGCAAGCACGACGTCCTGACCAAGCTCTACAACCGCTCTTTCTACGTTGACGAACTCAATCGCCTGGAGCGCAAGGGGCCGTTCCCGGTCTCCGTGGTCATCATCGATCTCAACGGCCTGAAGGCGGCGAACGACCAACTCGGCCACGCGGCCGGCGACGCGTTGCTGCGCCGCGCCGGCGAGGTCCTGAACAAGGCGGTCGACAAGCCCTCTTGTGCGGCGCGGATCGGCGGCGACGAGTTCGCTCTCCTGATGCCTGGAACCGACGAGCGGGATGCCAAGATCGTGACGGACAGCATCGAGAACCTGCTCGAAGTGAACAACCAGTTCTATACCGGCCTGCCCCTCCGCTTCGCCATGGGCGTCGCCACGAGCCAGCCGGGCGAGAGGCTGGAGGCGGTCGTGAAGCGCGCAGACCTGCTGATGTACGAGGCCAAGCGCGCCTATTACGCGGCTGTCGCGGGGTAGAGCTGCGTTGTCATCCCCGTCGAGCCGAAGGCGAGGGAGGGGAGCCACGATCACCCTCTGTCGTCATCACCGGCCTCGTGCCGGTGATCTCGATCATTTGAAGCGCCGAGTCTCGCCGTATCCGAATTGCCGGGACAGGTCTGGCCATCACGCCTCGATTGCCAATGCTCCACCCTCATCCTGAGGAGCAGCCGGATGGCTGCGTCTCGAAGGAGCATCCAGCGTGCACTGGAGGATCCTTCGAGACGGTCGCATGCGCGACCTCCTCAGGATGAGGCGAGAGGGTGCAGGAAGCGAGATCACCGGCACAGGGCCGGTGATGACAGGCGTGGGAAAGCAGACTGCTACAACCCGATCTCGACGATCTCGGCCGTCGTCTGCCCGACGGGGACCACGTCGCCGATTTCCTTGCCCATGAGAGCCTGCGCGAGAGGAGACACGTAGGACAGGCTTCCCTTGGCCGGGTCGGCCTCATCCTCGCCGACGATCCGATAGGTCTGGCGGCGGCCGTCCTCGCGCTCGAAGGTGACGCGGGCGCCGAAGCGGACGTGAGCGGTATCCGTGGGAGGCGGCACCATCTCGGAAGAGGCCCGGCGGGCGGACCAGTAGCGCAGGTCGCGGGTGATGCGCGCCACTTCCGCCTTGTCGCCGGCGGATTGAGCCTCGGCGAGACGTTTCTGCAGGGCCTCGATTTCCGTATCCATCTGGGCCAGCCCCGAGGGCGTCACGAGATGGTGCGGGCTGATCATCCGGTC
This region of Microvirga mediterraneensis genomic DNA includes:
- a CDS encoding enoyl-CoA hydratase family protein, with translation MTQFANPVTLPLSGYEPRHFLLSVDGPVATVTLNRPEKKNPLTFESYRELTDFFHACAKDEGVKAVVITGAGGNFSSGGDVFEIIGPLVEMDTKGLTAFTRMTGELVKAMRAAPQPIIAAVEGICAGAGAIVAMASDLRLAAPGAKVAFLFNKVGLAGCDMGACAILPRIIGQGRASELLYTGRFMSAEEGERWGFFSRLVEAAELTAEAGKLARAIGTGPTYANTMTKRMLAMEWAMSVEEAIEAEAVAQALCMTTEDFARAYRAFAAKEKPVFKGD
- a CDS encoding benzoate-CoA ligase family protein, yielding MADTAHVDTFARDNLPPRDQWPTFQFTRPELHYPERLNCAVAFLDRWVDEGRGDEPCIISPAETLTYRALQERVNRICNVLVHKLGFVPGNRVLLRSANNPMMVAAYLAVLKAGGVVVATMPLLRAKEIAYPLNKAQITIALCDHRLADEMERARAMAPGLRHVVYWGSGKPDSLETLMAEASPDFTAVDTAADDVCLIGFTSGTTGEPKGTMHFHRDMLAICDGYGRNVLRPEASDRFIGSPPLAFTFGLGGIVLFPMRVGASTVLLEKAGPDDLLPAIMQYKATICFTAPTAYRAMLSKLEGYDISSLRKCVSAGEPLPKGTFEAWKAATRIRLMDGIGATEMLHIFIAATEDEIRPGATGKPVPGYEAKVVDEEGRDLPPGSIGRLAVRGPTGCRYLADERQRKYVQDGWNITGDTYLMDEDGYFWYQARSDDMIISAGYNIAGPEVEAALLTHPAVAECGVVGAPDDGRGTVVKAYVVLRSGHAPGPELTKVLQDHVKAEIAPYKYPRLIEFVEALPRTQTGKLQRFELRRIAQDVDSHQEAMSA
- a CDS encoding bifunctional salicylyl-CoA 5-hydroxylase/oxidoreductase translates to MKTAIIGGGPAGLYFAILLKKLRPESDITVYERNRADETFGFGVVFSDATLDNFERYDLPSYQRIVREFAYWDDIAIHFRGTEHRIGGNGFCGCSRRTLLLILQDRAEELGVSLRYEVDVDDESLFADADLVVVADGINSRFRERYADHFQPEVDLRPNKFTWMGSTKPLDAFTFIFQETEWGPFIAHAYQYEANRSTWVFETDPETFERAGLKDKSEAESAALMEKIFGWFLGGHRILTNRSIWRNFPMIRNKRWVMGNKVLLGDAKASAHFSIGSGTKLAMEDAIALYESLRRDPSVEGALSLYETGRREEVEKTQHAADVSLVWFEHVARFWDFDPVQFAFGVMTRAKAITYDNLRLRAPDFVADVDKTFARQVRKSGFDVSVENPSAPMFQPFRLREMVVENRVVVSPMDMYSAKDGVPGDFHLVHYGARAMGGAGLVFTEMTCVSPEARITLGCTGLWNDEQEAAWKRIVDYIHANSAAKFCLQLGHSGRKGATKLMWEGMDRPLEEGAWDICSASPIPYFPDSPVPREATRADMDLIKAQFADAARRGERAGFDMLELHCAHGYLMASFLSPLTNRRTDEYGGSLESRLRFPLEVFDAMREAWPAHKPMSVRISATDWAEGGITGDNAVEIARAFSEHGVDLVDVSTGQTVREARPIYGRMFQTPFSDQVRNEAQVATMCVGNITAADQVNTILAAGRADLVALGRPHLVDPFFTMKAAAWYGAKDIHCPPQYLMGKDQIFRNSVRDRQDLEELKVKAKPKTRAELKMEAGEKPLAAE
- a CDS encoding MarR family winged helix-turn-helix transcriptional regulator encodes the protein MDDQAIPLDAETKAVEQPEDHREELRLWLRLLTCSTLIEGEVRRRLRERFDVTLPRFDLMAQLDKATDGMMLSDLSRRMMVSNGNLTGLVDRLVASGHVVRTVSPTDRRAVVISLTEEGRTEFRIMAGEHEHWIADLFGDLTPKDRNDLMRLLAKTKLSARRAIMGDDQ
- a CDS encoding ABC transporter substrate-binding protein; amino-acid sequence: MKVTIKTLGLAAAVGLAAAPAMAQEKLKVGLLLTLSGPSAVLGQHARDGFQLAVKDLGGKLGGRDVDVIVVDDELKPDVAVTKVKGLLERDKVDFVVGPIFSNVAVATQKPIVDAKTFYISVNAGPSNLAGKSCSPYFFATSYQNDQNHEVLGKVAQDRGYKKVYLLAPNYQAGKDALAGFKRHYKGEIVEESYIPLNTLDFQSELAKIASMQPDAIFTFMPGGMGVNLVKQYRAAGLADRIPFLSAFTVDETNLPAQQDAAIGMLSGSNWAPNMDNPANKKFVAAYEAAYNTIPASYAMHSYDAALLIDSALKATGGKTDDKEALRAAIKKADFKSLRGDFKFGANGFPIQDFYLVKAAKRADGKLETEIVEKVFDDYTDAYAKECSATN
- a CDS encoding SDR family NAD(P)-dependent oxidoreductase; its protein translation is MTLTSLKGRHALVTGGGRGIGRAIAASLVKAGASVTVVGRNPAALEQAIVQGAAHAAAIADVTDASVVQRAVREAVDRYGPVDLMIANAGAAASAPFMKSGPDVFRQMLDVNLLGVTNMAQAVLGSMTERGFGRIVAVASTAGLKGYPYVSAYCAAKHAVIGLVRALALETAKTGVTVNAVCPGFTDTDLVAESLDRIMAKTNRSRDEALGELVKHNPQGRLIDPSEIADAVLWLCGDGARSVTGQAIVVAGGEL
- a CDS encoding branched-chain amino acid ABC transporter permease, with translation MNATLLFVQALNGLQFGLILFLIAAGLTLVFGVMDFINLAHGVQYMVGAYLVAAFSAWTGSFGWALLLALPSALAFGLLLEMLVFRHLYDRDHLDQVLATFGVILFLNQGVKFVWGAAPLSVPVPALLSGSVEIASGLLYPVYRLAIIAAGLVVAGLLYVLVNHTRVGMLVRAGASNAAMVSALGVNIQRLFMIVFGFGAMLAGFAGAMVAPILSVEPGMGDNILILAFVVIVIGGIGSIRGAFLAALLIGLVDTVGRSFAPNLLRLFLDPAAASQTGRAIAPMLIYIFMAAVLFFRPSGLFPVKR